The DNA sequence AGGTGTGTCGTCTCCTTTTTATTCAAAGCCCAATTATGAGAATGAGAGACAAAGTTTTTCGTCTGTGACAGATTCCAGTATGGGATAGTTATCGTTTTCGGATACACATGAAATCTCACTCGTAAATGTAGCTTTTTTTTATGATGGAACAAGTTAAATATGTCGCCTGTTGAACATTCTGTCTCACCAAAATAATAAGAGCCACGTCTTATATTCTCTATCGTATATTCAATTTCACCACGACGATAATAATTAGGTACGAACGAAGACTCTAGTATTGATAAGCCATCATGGTGATGATATAACTGATCCTTTACAAACACATACGTTATTGGCCAGAAGCCTGGAACTTCAAACCTTGTTTTCAAATGAAGCGTTGCCCCTGCTTCTATTCTCTCTACAATTGAATCCCTTGTCCCCTTTATGTTAGCTATACCACTCCATCTTTCTAACAACATTGGATATAATGTTAGTAATGTTACGATAAATAAAAGGACAAACGATAGTTTTCCACCTTCAAATAAAAATAATAGTAAACTACAAAACCAACTACATACTAAACTAAAAAATAAAAATCTTTGATTCCTAGGTATCCAACGACTAATTTCCTGAAGTAACATACTTCACACTTCCCTTACGTTAGAGGTGCCTCTATATTTTTTAGTATTGATTGTAATATTTCTTCTTCCTTAACTCCGTTAATCCTCGTCTCCTGTTTCAATATCATTCTATGGCAAAACACATATGGTGCTAAATGCTTTACGTCATCTGGTGTAACAAAGTTACGCTCTCTTATAAACGCCAATGCTTTTAGGGCATGGACAAGCGCTTGTGTTCCTCTTGGGCTAACACCTAAATAAATATTTTGATGATTCCTCGTTGCTACAGCAATATTTAGAACGTAATCTATTAGTTTATCATCGACATAGACGTCATAAATCTGCTCTTGAAGCAACTGTATCCCTTCAATATTTGTAACCGCTTCCAAAGAATTAACTATGTTTTTTCTCCGTTTAGATTTTAACAAATGCTTTTCTGTGTTCTTATCTGGATAGCTAAAATAAAGTTTTATCATAAAACGGTCTAATTGGGCTTCAGGTAATACATAAGTTCCTTCAAAGTCAATAGGGTTTTGTGTTGCCATAACAAAAAAGGGCTGTGGGAGGGCATATACATTACCATCAATGGTTACTTGCTCTTCCTCCATCGCCTCTAGAAGTGCAGATTGTGTCTTCGTCGAAGCTCTATTAATTTCATCCATTAATAAAAAGTTGGTCATAATTGGTCCTTGCTGAAAAATAAACTTCTTTTCATTAGGATGGTAAATTGAAA is a window from the Evansella cellulosilytica DSM 2522 genome containing:
- a CDS encoding AAA family ATPase, whose protein sequence is MKVDQTVIKNIQENLSKALLGKHAEVDIILTALLAGGHVLLEGVPGTGKTLIVKALARSIHGEYRRVQCNPDLLPTDITGFSIYHPNEKKFIFQQGPIMTNFLLMDEINRASTKTQSALLEAMEEEQVTIDGNVYALPQPFFVMATQNPIDFEGTYVLPEAQLDRFMIKLYFSYPDKNTEKHLLKSKRRKNIVNSLEAVTNIEGIQLLQEQIYDVYVDDKLIDYVLNIAVATRNHQNIYLGVSPRGTQALVHALKALAFIRERNFVTPDDVKHLAPYVFCHRMILKQETRINGVKEEEILQSILKNIEAPLT
- a CDS encoding DUF58 domain-containing protein; amino-acid sequence: MLLQEISRWIPRNQRFLFFSLVCSWFCSLLLFLFEGGKLSFVLLFIVTLLTLYPMLLERWSGIANIKGTRDSIVERIEAGATLHLKTRFEVPGFWPITYVFVKDQLYHHHDGLSILESSFVPNYYRRGEIEYTIENIRRGSYYFGETECSTGDIFNLFHHKKKLHLRVRFHVYPKTITIPYWNLSQTKNFVSHSHNWALNKKETTHLDGIREYVEGDRLSQIHWKATAKTGELKSKEFERESLPTVWLVIDRNYLAYTNEEHFELAVSCVASIIKYVRNKGMIIGLLSIGDKATYFEPKRDVSYSYLIDKHLLHIQMDGSIKIHEVLKDPRLKLEQGSIMAIITPKSNEELFNQFKWLKRMNVKPYHFWIQKNRDDISSKHWLRKMKVEGIRVYSIPTLRNLATEIGRD